A window of Hordeum vulgare subsp. vulgare chromosome 5H, MorexV3_pseudomolecules_assembly, whole genome shotgun sequence genomic DNA:
TTATACGCTGCACAGGGGAGGAGAGAGTCGGTAGTGACGACGACGAAGTTTTTGGTGTAGATCTTCGTCGCGATGGTTGCcccggtgttagagcatatttctccatatgtggttttggtaattgatgaaaatccctatggactaatggttgtctgaagttatatttataggatttgtccataggcacttcttgaagtccatctgttgggttaaaggagtttatatgatgaccaaggtggtattcaaggtattatccaaagaatggtcataaagacacaaggttgataaaGACTAGGCaaggagtaaatcaagatgatcaagtgatctcatggtatggtaagcattgtccataaagcttttgtgtactaacccatggtccttgtgagagttttgtgtgggggttaggtgtgtctccatgggtttgcgtcaagaggaagatatcattcaacctatgaaggatgacatcaagtggtgatcgccatcaagattgcggtgtgcaagttcaagtggagcatcatgaagatatcatgcttgaatctttccgtccattgtggtggcaatggacttgtgaagatgtgctgaagagtggctcacccatagtgagtatgggggagcaatcaactagtcttcgtcaaaccaaggcaatcaagaaaggtggtccatcttgagaagacaagatcatcatcatctatctcaagagtactaggtgcaaggtataggtttgcccttgataggttttctattttaggatagactgtcgtactgtcaaggggactCTCAAGTGAGTtgcttgattgtatcgttcgttgagagctcaaaccatttgcatccttgaatCATACTTCTtgattcttatttggtgtttctctttgttagttttagagcttatggtcatcttcatgacaagctcgagttcataaaaaacggagtccatatgcatcttctatgatgttttcgacgttgggagtttttaccagtcttattcgaggaagggttctcaccattttcttatcggCATTTTCTCACTTGATTCTTactgatatttctatcaatattgtgttagcccatgtcattagctttctaacaaacttggtttcgttgaattcggagttcgtatgcgaaagttaaggcagtttctgtggcgagcggtagtaccgctccgtcggacattatttgcgcatcctttttacatcggcatggctggtgaacctcccgagcgatagtaccgctcccacgagcggttgtaccgctccgtcggactttatttgtGCATCGTTTTTGCCTCGGCATGGctagtgaacctaccgagcggtagtaccgctctgtgcggggtgtgaaccataacggttggatttttcctcacctataaaagggggtcttattCCCCATTGAAccatatctctttagctcgtgttcttcccccattgttgaccctcttcgagcttgctaactctcaatccctccaatgattcttgctagttcttgagggaaaagagagaggagttctagatccacatttccaccaatcactttttcgtctaagtgaggggaaccccttgggtctagatcttggagttcttcgtgttcttcttcgttcttcctctcattttactccctggcattagttgctttggtgggatttgggagcgcaggacttgggcactccgtgtgcccttgccattgcatttggtgcatcggtttgagttctccatggtgatacatggaagtgagaagttgagaagcttattacccttggatacttggtacccctagaagctcggtggtgcctcggagctcaatcattgtggtgtaaagctccgggcaagcgtcggggtctccaattaagttgtggagattgcctcgaacatttgtggtcacctcgaagccatatggcaTTGTGgtaaagcttcgtggtgttgttgggagtctccaattaagttgtggagattgccccaaccttgtttgtacgggttcggtgaccaccctcaagggtcccttagtggaatcactccATCTTatattgtgcgagggtgtgaagAGATTACGgtgtccttagtggcatcttggggagcattgtgcctccacacctctccaacggagattagcatccgcaagggtgtgaacttcgggatacatcatcgtctccgcgtgcctcggttatctcttacccaaaccctttacttatgcacttcactttgtgatagtcatattgtttcttgtcatatatcttgcttagcataagttgtttgtgcacatagttgagcctagttgttttaggttttgtgcttgacaaattaaacgctagttttattccacattcgtTCAAGCCTAaaacgtaattattttaaagcgcctattcacccccccccctctaggtgacatccacgtcctttcaattggtatcagagctaggtctctctttattaggtttagccacctagagagtaaggatgtcgactagggtttaggattcactgacactcttagtttcaaattttgatgtttgggtaattcgcatgcttaatcactttcgggtcttggacccaaatttagagcgaattgtagatatgagtttttctcctccaaaggattctcaaaatatatctttagaggatgagaaaaacccttatatcgatgctcaagcttctaatgtgcttttagatgctttgagcaatgtagttatatttcaactcatgcgttgtggacaaagcttcaagataaatatggtacgctcaagatttgtgggaatgattgttctccctccacctccggtcgtatggtcttctcaacttcatctacttcacctacatgtggattgccacaacgtaatgatatggttagtagtggagatcattgcaatgagggcttattgttgatgacccTTCATCAttgtattattgcaatgcttcatattTGGGCTTTAACACTTTgatcactctaaatgttttacatgcttgtgttgatagtccgtgcatatcatgtaaaaactgtttgactaaatctcatgatgatatgctttctatatcttgttgccatgataaaaatgtacctatttcctcgagttgttgtgctaacaatgtagaggaaatccatcactccatggaacaagatgtggccttaaatgatgcttcaaggggtcccacatcatcatctattgtttctcacttttgccttatggctaaggcttcaaaggtatctcctactttgattcCTAATAAAtcgcatgatgatgatgttgatgataatgaggatgaggataaagatgaagagagtgatgatattgcatccttaaaaattaagggtgaaatgatttttgaaTCTCTTTATaataataaacttgcttgttccaacttcatggaaatcatgtctattgccactgagggcaagaaatataatgcggagttggaagctcatcttgatttgcatgaggccaccattgagagaatggaaggtcatgagcgtgattacgctaatgagatgcggagctatctcaagctcttgaaaatgaacaaaccaccaaggaatctcttgaggagacctttgctctcGAATTATCTGGATTAAAGGAAtctcatgatagagctctcgaggtggctaatgattttagaactaaaaatgataagcttgaagttgcacatgctaaactccgtgAGCACTATGAGCACcttgaaaatggctcaagggctattaagagttcgctcatcaaaATCgctgagtctcatgctcaacttgaagcttcatatgctaaagagcttgccaagttgccttctcctcttatttctgatgatgatgcttgtgctactaactctacttcttatgaagcatccattttaaaggagaatgttgagctaagggctcaacttgagttgctatctagcaattatgggaaattggaagaaagtcatgtaatgctcacaagctctcatgatgatcttctagcatcccatagtgtgctaaaattagctcatgaggctattactaccaaggtaacatcaagtgagcctcgtgTGGACAATGGcaatacttctagtcaaaattctatattgccatgtgctagtcctcgtaattcttctactcataatgttgctacctcttgtgatgaattactttccttgccttgttgctctaacaattaagcttatacttcctctagtacttgtgttgatactaaccatgtagaggaaatcgaagagctcaaggcccaggtcacttctttgaagaaagacttggaaaagagtcatgaagggatgtccacactcaacaatgtctcgtgtgggcaaaaatccccgaatgacaaagatggacttggattcaactccaacaagaagaagaagtccaaaaactgcaagaagaagggccaagaacaagtcaagaatttggccaagattatttgcttcaagtgcaaaattgaagggcaccatgttagatcttgtccactaaagaagaagccccaaagtcacaagcaacaagggaagcggccacaagttcaatcacatactcaactacaagttgaagaaaggcctcttcccaagaaaacccaagccaacactcctcatgttgataaatcaatagggaagaaagtaaaggatagatgttgctacttatgtcatgagaagggtcacttcgcttcttcttgcacgagaggtaatttatccaactcaatcattattgatgatatctattctcttgggaagggtaaggttggcaatgtgtttgccaagtttgttggtactcaaaatggtgtcaagaaaagtaccatttgggttgccaagcctattgtgactaacctcttaggacccaacgtggttggggacaaacaagctcaaacttgatcaataggtgattgtggaggacattgaagacttgtatacataatgaagaattaaggggtcttcatcattcatattatctcaagccaagtcatttggattatcgagtttctatcttatttccaatgtgcctccttatgataacttgtacttaaattgtttacattgttagttacttgactctttgcatgttgtggttttatatcttgcatgtgtttgtatatgttgtgtcttcaacttgcttatcttgagtaatcgagtatgtgtatgttggtttgcacatcatgtacatgtgagtcttgtattgagcctttttgcatttgTATTGAGCTCTTCTGGGACGCACCCCTACCACTAGCATAGTAGACGAGTGGCATGATATTGGTGGTGTCCTCCAGGTAAATGAGTGGCATGATATTGGTGATGTCCTCCAGGTAAATGGTGCACATATGATGAACGAAATCAAGCAGATATCCGAGTGTTTCCAGTGTTTCACGCTTCTTCGGATTCGTTGTGAAGCAAACTCGACGGTGCACCTATGCGCTAAGGAAACTCTTAGCTTTTCTTCTTGTACATCTTTTGATGTAATTCTTGGATTCTTTGATTAGAACCATTCAATTAGATTGTAATCTCTTGTCAGTTTAGTAAAACGAGGGATCAATGTCCAAATAAAAAGCTAAGCATCCTTGATAACTTCACTCAATCTGGTCAGCATGTTTATCGTGGAACCTAAGTAGCAAGCGAACGTTCGTTGAGAGTGATGGCATTTACGAATATATTTTTATTGCATTTTATTTTAGTGTGCAATGGCGATTTTAGTTAGTGAACGAGACGATTTTAGTTAGGACTAGTTTGATAATCCACCAGCTCCTTCAAATTTAAGAATCTACGGACCATGTGTGTAGCCGCTTCATAAATTGTAACTACAACTCTACGTGCCTCGCGAGCGGAGTCACAGAACGGAGGGACTCCGAACAGCCTTAGGAGTTGTTCGGCAATCCACCGACTTCCCTTAAGTTAAGAATCTACAGAGTACCTGTTCACTTGTTCCGCATTTTTTAACTAGAACTCCAACTGCTACGGGAACCAGGCATGATTCTAGGGGGGCAAGGAGGGGGCTAGaccccctaacaaattgatttttTACTATAATAGTGATTGTTGTAGTTAATTTTTTTATTTCATATAAACTTTACCTCCTCTATGTACAAATAACCCTCCTATGCTTGCATGCGGGCTCCGTCCCTGCCGGGGATAGTCCTCGAGCGGAGGGATTCCTAAGAGGCCGTTAGTGAGCATGACAACTCCGTTGCAGTTCTGTTTCAGCCGGAAATTTTCCGTAATTTTGCCATCCGTTCCGGCGAATGTTCACTGGTTATGATTACCGTTACCGTAACATTTCCTGGACGGACAGTGACGCAAACGCAACAACGACAAAGCAAAGTCTCAACACTCGTGAATAAACAGTCACAGCAAGCTTGGCACATATCGCGGTCGCATCTCGTCATCGACTAGGAGAGCTGCTGCCTGGACGCCGGCCTccaagagcagcagcagcagcagcgcacCAGCAGCAGCACCCACTCAAAACTGCACCACAACACACACCAAGTTAATTGATTATAAGAGACATATTCTCCCTGCCCGGCAACGTAATCCTACTGCTAATCCAGAGACCAAATGAAGACGCACAATGGTAGCCAGGTGTTCGAGAACGCTTGTCAGTGAGGCACTCACCACCATGCTCCGAGATCGAACCGCCTTCCCGGCGGCTGCTCCCGGCGAGCGGACGCGGCGGCGTCCATGGAGAAGGCGGAGTAGTGCAGCAGCCGCGGCTCGGACCGCACCGCCCGCCGTGCTAGcagcggggacggcgacggcgaggcgtcGAAGTCACGCGGAGAGAAGGGCGGCGACGCGGACGGGGACGGCGTGAATGCGTACGGCCGGCGTCCCGGGCCGACGCTGACCGGCAGCGGAGACGGCGGCGTCAGCGGCggagacgaggaggacgaggccgCGCTGCTGCTCATGGTCACCCGATCAGGCCGGCCGGCACGTCGCGGGCGGTGGCACTGTATCTTTGTCGATGGTAGCACGATTACGTGAGCGGGACAGTGAGAAGCGCTGGGTCGGTCTGAGAGGCTGGGCCGGTGCTTGTGTATTGGCGAGCGCCAACCGCGAGTCAAACGTGCGTCTTGGTGTTGGTGGTGTGATCAGCGAGACTCGCAGATAGACCGGCGACGACTGCTTGGCAGATCAATCAACAACTTTTCGTTTCCTTCTCAGTACAAGTCTTAATGCCACCATGTCATACATTCTCGTCGCCAACAAAAAATGTCCTAACCATACCACGTGCAGCGGAAGATCCCCGGTCGCGTGTGCACGGCCCCTGCCGTACTCGCGCTCTGGACCACGTGCCCGTGCGCACACGGTGCACCGGTACTGTGGCACACGGCACATACTATAAGTTTGTACATGGCTCGCACTCTGCTGCGTACGTGTCCACACCACGCCGGCGCAGTGCGTGCGGTCGTCACGCGAAGCCTTGCAGGTGGCGGTACCTGCCGCCGAAGCACCCGACCAAGGAGGACCGGTGGTGGACGCCGCCGTGCCCgtgggcgcgcggcaggggccgCCGCGCCCACCCGCGCCACGCCCTGCCCAGCCCCGCCCCGACCCAGCACCGCGCACGGGACGCCGCACCGGCGGCCGAGGCCCTGCCGGCCGCCCACGCCCGGGACGCCGCACGAGCGGCCGCGGCCCTCCCGGCGACCCGGGCCTCGCGCAGCAGACGCGCCGCCCGCCCGCGGAGCCCCGTggcggccgccgcctcctcgtcgtcgtcctcgccgGGCGCGGACAGCCGGTATGTCTGCAGGAACAGCGCCCGCCGCGCCGCGTACTCCTCG
This region includes:
- the LOC123397982 gene encoding uncharacterized protein LOC123397982, translating into MSSSAASSSSSPPLTPPSPLPVSVGPGRRPYAFTPSPSASPPFSPRDFDASPSPSPLLARRAVRSEPRLLHYSAFSMDAAASARREQPPGRRFDLGAWCFEWVLLLVRCCCCCSWRPASRQQLS